The Galactobacillus timonensis genome has a segment encoding these proteins:
- a CDS encoding DUF4315 family protein, producing the protein MSRKLDKIGEDLEKTRARYEEYGRRIQELEAQYAEQEKSEISDIVHAANLTPDQLQRLLAKMAEDPIPQGAIPEDVMEGKQNED; encoded by the coding sequence ATGAGCAGGAAATTAGACAAGATCGGCGAGGATCTGGAGAAGACCAGAGCCCGCTATGAAGAATATGGAAGAAGAATTCAGGAACTGGAAGCACAGTATGCGGAACAGGAAAAATCCGAAATCAGTGATATCGTCCATGCGGCGAATCTGACACCGGACCAGCTGCAAAGACTGCTGGCGAAGATGGCGGAGGATCCGATCCCGCAGGGAGCGATTCCGGAAGATGTCATGGAGGGTAAGCAGAATGAAGATTAA
- a CDS encoding DUF4366 domain-containing protein, producing MKIKRMLSTLLCCSALMMSCTSIPAYAQTNESADTGTTEETQPEEDESLPPLTPEGNMTLVDDITSEKTGKQFITVVSKNGNYFYIIIDRDDQGENTVHFLNTVDESDLLALMDDKDAQAILDAEAQEEAEKTAAEQAAKEQAEKEAAEAASQSETTPTVQEKKPINWIPAAVCVMLAGIGVVGFFAIRMKKKTQKTEQQPDPDADYNEDDDGYDLPEETDDGADEESKEDE from the coding sequence ATGAAGATTAAGCGAATGCTGAGTACCTTATTATGCTGCAGCGCATTAATGATGAGCTGCACCTCAATCCCCGCTTATGCGCAGACCAATGAATCTGCGGATACCGGTACTACCGAAGAAACACAGCCGGAGGAAGACGAAAGCCTTCCTCCCCTGACACCGGAAGGAAATATGACGCTGGTGGATGACATTACTTCCGAAAAGACCGGCAAGCAGTTCATCACTGTTGTCAGTAAGAACGGCAACTATTTCTACATCATCATCGACCGCGATGATCAGGGAGAAAACACGGTTCATTTCCTGAATACAGTCGATGAATCGGATCTGCTGGCGCTGATGGATGATAAGGATGCTCAGGCAATTCTGGACGCGGAAGCCCAGGAAGAGGCAGAGAAGACAGCGGCAGAACAAGCCGCTAAAGAACAGGCAGAGAAGGAGGCTGCTGAAGCGGCGAGTCAATCGGAAACAACGCCGACAGTACAGGAGAAGAAACCGATCAACTGGATCCCGGCAGCTGTCTGCGTCATGCTGGCAGGGATCGGTGTTGTCGGATTCTTTGCTATTCGAATGAAGAAGAAAACACAGAAGACAGAACAGCAGCCGGATCCGGACGCGGACTATAACGAAGACGATGACGGATATGATCTTCCGGAGGAAACAGATGATGGCGCAGATGAAGAATCCAAAGAGGATGAATAA
- a CDS encoding YodL domain-containing protein: protein MSKVFKWDEVNGQGSEQERVEAFLTDTTDTYAILQLRHEPETDEERFMSYSALHRKQTEPDVDHYEMVYAAPLIPYADQETMLEDLYRRFNIARPEDFHGHSLSVSDVIAIRQNGVLSAHYVDTIGFQELPGFFSGRNHIRTLEDMMEQNDNQLDGIINNLPEEPQPCKCEVKKESVLDQLKDLKESAPEPPKDLAEKLLEKIRE, encoded by the coding sequence GTGTCAAAAGTATTTAAATGGGATGAGGTCAACGGTCAGGGATCCGAACAGGAACGTGTAGAAGCTTTTCTGACAGACACCACTGATACCTATGCAATTCTGCAGTTGCGGCATGAACCGGAAACGGATGAAGAACGGTTCATGTCTTACAGCGCGCTGCACAGGAAACAGACCGAACCTGACGTTGATCATTATGAAATGGTGTATGCGGCTCCGCTGATTCCTTATGCGGATCAGGAAACGATGCTGGAGGATCTCTACCGGAGATTCAACATAGCCCGCCCGGAAGATTTTCACGGGCACAGCCTGTCGGTCAGTGATGTGATTGCCATCCGGCAGAACGGTGTGCTCTCAGCACACTACGTGGATACGATCGGCTTTCAGGAACTGCCTGGGTTCTTCTCCGGCAGGAACCATATCCGCACCCTTGAGGATATGATGGAGCAGAATGATAATCAACTGGACGGAATCATCAATAATCTTCCGGAGGAACCGCAGCCATGCAAGTGTGAGGTTAAAAAAGAATCCGTACTCGATCAGCTGAAGGACCTGAAGGAATCTGCACCGGAACCTCCGAAGGACCTGGCGGAGAAGCTGCTCGAAAAGATCAGAGAGTGA
- a CDS encoding JAB domain-containing protein, whose product MRSAKEYKLEQVGIRMVKEPPLYSSEPITSPQDAVRIIVETLKKYDREVFCVVNLRNDMKPINVNVVSVGTLTASLAHPREILKSTILSNASSVMLFHNHPSGNLMPSQEDIDVTARLQKICDLLGTPVQDHIIIGNDDRYFSFMEHDILKIPPAPERVSLDDIDLKGVAEPSAGFTALKQEAAPAKKKPIEEITDQLEKGVQEIFESDKYKEWLSTMSKFHHYSLNNTILIAMQRPDATSVAGYQSWKRNFGRQVRKGEKGIRIIAPSPYKVKAEQEKKDPATGKPILDANGQPVKETVEIERPAFRVATVFDVSQTEGKELQTLGVDELSGQVKDFDLFFEALKRTSPVPIVFEEIAGGAKGYYQVVDQRIAIQEGMSETQTVKTAIHEMTHATLHSLEKMKADGKEKNSQTKEVEAESVAYTICQHYGIDTSDYSFAYIAGWSSGKETAELKASLETIRSTASDLITRIDAQLEALMKEREADIQQTAEQPSVLGALQQLSVAENTEKPKEYRYQCNHRPPGPGAVPREGLEYCDDEGSGRYGDVVYNRPLTEKELKSFELDPVKSMKREVRDPER is encoded by the coding sequence ATGCGTTCAGCTAAAGAATACAAGCTGGAACAGGTAGGAATCCGCATGGTGAAGGAACCGCCTCTGTATTCTTCAGAGCCGATCACCAGTCCGCAGGATGCCGTCCGGATCATTGTAGAGACCCTGAAGAAGTATGATCGGGAAGTCTTCTGCGTTGTCAATCTGCGCAATGACATGAAGCCGATCAACGTCAATGTTGTGTCAGTCGGTACGCTGACTGCTTCCCTTGCTCATCCAAGAGAAATTCTGAAGAGCACAATCCTGTCCAATGCGTCATCGGTCATGCTTTTCCATAACCATCCAAGCGGGAACCTGATGCCCTCCCAGGAGGATATCGATGTGACAGCCAGATTGCAGAAGATCTGTGATCTGCTGGGAACGCCGGTACAGGACCACATCATCATAGGCAATGATGACCGGTATTTCTCCTTCATGGAACATGACATCCTGAAGATTCCGCCCGCACCGGAAAGAGTTTCTCTGGATGACATCGATCTGAAGGGAGTTGCCGAACCGTCGGCAGGATTTACAGCTTTGAAGCAGGAGGCTGCACCGGCAAAGAAGAAGCCGATCGAGGAGATTACGGATCAGCTGGAAAAGGGCGTGCAGGAGATCTTTGAGAGTGACAAATACAAAGAATGGCTCTCTACGATGTCCAAGTTCCATCACTATTCGCTGAACAATACGATCCTGATTGCCATGCAGAGACCGGATGCCACCTCGGTAGCCGGATATCAGTCATGGAAGCGGAACTTCGGTCGGCAGGTCCGCAAGGGAGAGAAGGGGATCCGGATCATTGCACCATCGCCATATAAGGTGAAGGCAGAACAGGAGAAGAAAGATCCGGCAACCGGAAAACCGATTCTGGATGCCAACGGCCAACCGGTCAAGGAAACGGTCGAGATTGAACGACCAGCCTTCCGTGTGGCAACCGTCTTTGATGTCAGTCAGACAGAAGGCAAAGAGCTGCAGACACTTGGCGTGGATGAGCTTTCCGGTCAGGTGAAGGACTTTGATCTGTTCTTTGAAGCATTGAAGAGGACTTCGCCGGTACCGATTGTTTTTGAAGAAATCGCCGGCGGAGCAAAGGGCTATTACCAGGTAGTCGATCAGAGGATTGCCATTCAGGAAGGAATGAGCGAAACGCAGACTGTAAAGACGGCGATCCACGAGATGACGCACGCCACCCTGCATTCCCTGGAAAAGATGAAAGCAGACGGGAAAGAGAAGAACAGTCAGACCAAAGAAGTAGAGGCGGAGAGCGTCGCTTATACCATCTGCCAGCACTATGGAATCGATACTTCCGATTATTCCTTTGCCTATATCGCAGGCTGGTCTTCGGGGAAGGAAACAGCCGAGCTGAAAGCGTCTCTGGAGACGATCCGCAGCACCGCAAGTGATCTGATCACCAGAATCGATGCACAGCTGGAAGCATTGATGAAGGAGCGTGAGGCTGATATTCAGCAGACAGCTGAGCAGCCGTCTGTCCTTGGGGCCTTGCAGCAGTTATCCGTCGCTGAAAATACAGAGAAGCCGAAAGAGTACCGCTATCAATGCAATCATCGTCCGCCGGGACCCGGTGCCGTGCCCAGAGAAGGGCTGGAGTATTGCGATGATGAAGGATCCGGCAGATATGGCGATGTGGTATACAATCGTCCGCTGACAGAGAAAGAACTGAAGAGCTTTGAACTGGATCCGGTAAAAAGCATGAAGCGGGAAGTCAGAGATCCGGAGCGCTAG
- a CDS encoding C40 family peptidase has product MPDKKINPENAAPDQPDILPNESGYTRKKSRFKGTDPKGNKLRFGKKKESEPKKTSHVSSAVLTQRMHAEIEKQDQDDNIGTEAVNRSTEMAEEGSYALRDTVSRVRYGQKLHASKKEASAAEKTAQKAAENAEATVETAGAAGKTTQNPVTSGYASRLHERRETTKQPKENTANWFSRWRQRQSIKAEYQAARTGEKTGLAATVQSTKTFTEKIRELFGSAAETLSEHPGAFLTCGLLALVLMFVTSTFSSCTALSGNPGATILATSYTATDEDIRGANNDYKAMEADLQAQIGRIESDYPGYDEYQYDLAEINHNPYVLTSYLTVLFEDYTRDEVQAKLREIFDAQYKLTTREEVQIRYRTETRTGTRTKKHKDPETGEITEEEEEYEYEVQVPYEYKILHVKLTNNSLEMVVANSRLTDDQQERYQILMQTKGNRSYLFEDDIYASDTPGLNYTLNTEALSDVKFANMMREATKYLGYPYVWGGSSPSTSFDCSGFVCWVINHSGNGWNVGRTTAEGLRQMLRIIPASEAKPGDIIFFQGTYDTSGASHVGIYVGDGMMIHCGNPIQYASVNSSYFRAHFYCYGRLPSE; this is encoded by the coding sequence TTGCCGGATAAGAAGATCAATCCGGAGAATGCAGCTCCGGATCAGCCGGACATTCTTCCGAATGAATCCGGCTATACCAGAAAGAAAAGCAGATTTAAAGGTACAGATCCCAAAGGAAATAAGCTGCGTTTCGGAAAGAAAAAAGAATCGGAACCGAAGAAGACTTCCCATGTATCTTCGGCAGTGCTGACGCAGCGCATGCATGCAGAGATCGAAAAGCAGGACCAGGATGACAATATTGGTACGGAAGCCGTCAACCGCAGTACAGAGATGGCTGAAGAAGGATCCTATGCACTTCGGGATACGGTCAGCCGTGTCCGGTATGGTCAGAAGCTCCATGCTTCAAAGAAAGAAGCAAGTGCTGCAGAGAAAACAGCGCAAAAGGCTGCTGAAAATGCAGAAGCAACAGTGGAGACCGCTGGTGCAGCTGGTAAAACAACTCAGAATCCGGTGACCAGCGGATATGCTTCCCGACTTCATGAGAGGAGAGAAACTACAAAGCAGCCGAAGGAGAATACAGCAAACTGGTTCTCCCGCTGGCGGCAGAGGCAGTCCATTAAAGCGGAGTATCAGGCTGCCAGAACCGGTGAGAAGACCGGATTGGCAGCCACAGTACAGAGCACAAAAACATTTACGGAAAAGATCAGGGAACTGTTCGGATCGGCGGCTGAAACTCTGTCGGAACATCCGGGAGCGTTTCTTACCTGCGGACTGCTGGCATTGGTATTGATGTTTGTGACCAGCACGTTCTCATCCTGTACCGCGCTCTCCGGCAATCCGGGAGCGACGATCCTGGCTACCAGTTATACCGCGACAGATGAGGATATCCGTGGAGCAAATAACGATTACAAAGCGATGGAGGCAGACCTGCAGGCGCAGATCGGACGGATCGAATCGGATTATCCCGGTTATGACGAATACCAGTATGATCTGGCGGAGATCAATCACAATCCGTATGTTCTGACTTCCTATCTGACGGTCCTTTTTGAGGATTACACCAGAGATGAGGTTCAGGCAAAACTGCGAGAGATCTTCGATGCCCAGTATAAGCTGACCACACGGGAAGAGGTGCAGATCCGTTACCGGACAGAAACCAGAACCGGAACCAGAACAAAGAAACACAAAGATCCGGAAACCGGAGAGATTACGGAAGAAGAGGAAGAGTACGAATATGAGGTTCAGGTTCCGTATGAGTACAAGATTCTGCATGTCAAGCTGACGAATAACAGCCTGGAGATGGTCGTTGCTAATTCGAGGCTTACGGACGATCAGCAGGAACGGTATCAGATCCTGATGCAGACGAAGGGCAATCGCTCCTATCTCTTTGAAGACGATATCTATGCAAGCGATACGCCGGGACTGAACTACACGCTGAACACGGAAGCGTTGTCCGATGTGAAGTTTGCCAACATGATGCGGGAAGCGACCAAGTATCTTGGATACCCTTATGTCTGGGGCGGATCGTCACCTTCCACCAGCTTTGACTGTTCCGGTTTTGTCTGCTGGGTGATCAACCACAGCGGCAATGGCTGGAACGTCGGCAGAACCACGGCGGAGGGACTGAGGCAGATGCTGCGGATCATTCCGGCAAGCGAAGCGAAACCCGGGGACATCATCTTTTTCCAGGGGACCTACGATACGTCGGGTGCCAGTCATGTCGGCATCTATGTCGGTGACGGCATGATGATCCACTGCGGCAATCCGATTCAGTATGCATCCGTTAATTCATCGTATTTCAGAGCGCACTTTTATTGTTACGGTCGATTACCAAGTGAGTAA
- a CDS encoding plasmid mobilization protein, translating to MSESTEAKRDTFISLRLDPDEVERIQQKMEEAGMHNRSAYIRKMALDGYCIKLDFSEMHELVRLLGICSNNLNQYARRANTDGSIYREDIEDLQVRFNELFEAGHTIVNELKALA from the coding sequence GTGAGTGAAAGTACGGAAGCAAAGCGCGATACGTTTATTTCTCTGCGGCTGGATCCGGATGAGGTTGAGCGGATTCAGCAGAAGATGGAGGAAGCCGGCATGCATAACCGCAGTGCCTATATCCGGAAGATGGCACTGGACGGATACTGCATCAAGCTGGATTTCTCAGAAATGCACGAGCTTGTCCGGCTGCTCGGCATCTGCAGTAACAACCTGAATCAGTATGCGAGAAGGGCAAATACGGACGGGAGCATTTACCGGGAGGATATCGAGGATCTGCAGGTCCGCTTCAATGAACTGTTTGAGGCAGGTCATACGATCGTGAATGAGCTGAAGGCTCTGGCGTGA
- a CDS encoding transposon-transfer assisting family protein — MKFTKDEKMLMMLYNPGSRTGLIKELSRIRGMLTREDKDLKKMMNGLLPKLNQISDKDYDQILDSCL; from the coding sequence GTGAAATTTACGAAGGATGAGAAAATGCTGATGATGCTCTACAATCCGGGATCGCGCACCGGACTGATCAAAGAACTTTCGAGAATACGGGGAATGCTGACGAGGGAGGACAAGGATCTGAAGAAAATGATGAACGGCCTTCTGCCGAAGCTTAATCAGATCTCGGATAAAGATTACGATCAGATCCTGGATTCCTGTCTGTGA
- a CDS encoding relaxase/mobilization nuclease domain-containing protein: MAATKLISMHKTKGKSSVQSLQDRIDYSENPDKTEDGKYISSYACRPESAAQEFALSKEEYLRITGRVYKGDILAYQIRQSFKPGEITPEEANKIGYETAMRFTKGEHAFVVSTHTDRRHIHNHIIFNSVALDCTKKFKNFFFCGLALQTLSDIICLEHGKSIIQKLPVGQRKKRKTYPKRHSFRDELRGQISYELQKKPKSMDAFLSSLEQSGYEIKRGKHIAVKGHGQKRFIRLDSLGEGFSQQDIEQYIQGNTEKRPVRKKDEQLDLLINLQDKILSGKGKGYQRWAAKFNVKQMAKVLLFLQQNNIHDMKELRRLASEASRGADDLHEKIRSMDDRLEEIRQLKNHIFNYSRTKYVYEEYRRSGYDPTFLTEHEKDILKHEAAKAAFDQLPDKKIPKVKELNEEYSQIVGEKKKVYAEYRTARNKAKELQIALKNAEIVLEDERERKTFKKNNRDHSL, translated from the coding sequence ATGGCAGCGACCAAATTGATTTCCATGCATAAGACAAAAGGGAAGAGTTCAGTTCAGAGCCTGCAGGACCGGATCGATTACTCGGAGAATCCGGACAAGACGGAGGATGGCAAATACATTTCTTCCTATGCCTGCCGACCGGAATCCGCAGCTCAGGAATTCGCACTTTCCAAGGAAGAATACCTGCGGATCACAGGTAGAGTCTACAAGGGAGATATCCTGGCTTATCAGATCCGACAGTCCTTCAAACCCGGTGAGATCACGCCGGAAGAAGCAAATAAGATCGGTTATGAGACAGCGATGCGTTTTACCAAAGGGGAACATGCCTTTGTCGTATCGACGCATACGGACCGCAGGCATATCCATAATCACATCATCTTCAACTCCGTTGCCTTGGACTGTACGAAAAAGTTCAAGAATTTCTTCTTTTGCGGACTGGCTCTGCAGACGCTGAGCGATATCATCTGTCTGGAACACGGAAAATCCATCATTCAGAAACTGCCGGTCGGGCAGCGGAAGAAGCGGAAAACATATCCCAAACGGCATTCATTCCGCGATGAACTTCGGGGGCAGATCAGTTATGAGCTTCAGAAGAAACCGAAGTCCATGGATGCATTTCTTTCTTCATTGGAGCAATCCGGGTATGAGATAAAGCGAGGAAAGCATATCGCCGTTAAAGGACATGGGCAGAAGCGATTCATCCGTCTGGATTCCCTGGGCGAAGGATTCTCCCAGCAGGACATTGAGCAATACATCCAAGGCAATACAGAGAAACGTCCGGTCCGTAAGAAAGATGAACAGCTGGATCTCCTGATCAATCTGCAGGATAAGATCCTGTCGGGAAAAGGCAAAGGCTATCAGCGCTGGGCAGCAAAGTTCAATGTCAAGCAGATGGCAAAGGTACTGCTCTTTCTGCAGCAAAACAATATCCATGATATGAAGGAACTGCGCCGGCTTGCCTCGGAAGCATCCAGAGGAGCGGATGATTTACATGAAAAGATCCGGTCCATGGATGATCGGCTGGAAGAGATCCGACAGCTGAAGAATCACATTTTCAATTACTCCCGGACCAAGTATGTTTATGAGGAATACAGGAGGTCCGGATATGATCCGACCTTCCTCACAGAGCATGAAAAAGACATCCTCAAGCATGAAGCTGCCAAGGCTGCCTTTGATCAGCTGCCGGATAAGAAGATCCCAAAGGTAAAGGAACTGAACGAAGAATACAGCCAGATTGTAGGAGAAAAGAAAAAGGTTTATGCGGAATACCGCACAGCCAGGAATAAAGCGAAGGAACTGCAGATTGCACTGAAGAATGCTGAGATCGTCCTGGAAGATGAACGGGAACGGAAAACGTTCAAGAAGAACAATAGGGATCACAGCCTTTAA